The following proteins are co-located in the Leptospira weilii genome:
- a CDS encoding cysteine-rich CWC family protein gives MSETKKLKSGIVQKPCRRCGKIFDCGAAINSCECFSTNLPPEIAKQLQTNYDDCLCVSCLKDLSGSI, from the coding sequence ATGTCTGAAACAAAAAAGTTAAAATCTGGGATCGTTCAAAAGCCCTGTCGGCGTTGCGGAAAAATCTTCGATTGCGGGGCAGCAATCAATTCCTGCGAATGTTTTTCGACGAACTTACCTCCCGAAATCGCAAAGCAACTCCAAACAAATTACGACGATTGCCTTTGTGTTTCCTGCTTAAAGGATCTAAGCGGGTCAATTTAA
- a CDS encoding GNAT family N-acetyltransferase, with protein MQIREASIQDLQETAKLFDEYRLFYKQKSDLAGARKFIEEKIRKQESRIYLLMEGETYCGFTQLYPIFTSISMKRAWILNDLFVRPEHRNKGGGKALIEQGASLARDTEAKYLTLSTAFDNFTAQKLYESIGFVKDEDFFHYTLIIQSI; from the coding sequence ATGCAAATCAGAGAAGCTTCCATTCAAGACCTGCAGGAAACCGCAAAATTGTTCGACGAATATCGTCTTTTTTATAAACAGAAATCGGATTTGGCAGGCGCAAGAAAATTTATCGAAGAAAAAATTCGTAAACAAGAATCCAGGATTTATCTTTTAATGGAAGGAGAAACTTACTGCGGCTTTACTCAGTTATACCCTATTTTTACTTCCATATCCATGAAACGAGCTTGGATCCTGAACGATCTTTTTGTTCGTCCCGAGCACCGTAACAAAGGAGGGGGTAAGGCCTTAATCGAACAAGGAGCTTCTCTTGCAAGGGATACAGAGGCGAAGTATCTCACATTATCAACCGCCTTTGATAATTTTACTGCTCAAAAATTGTATGAGTCGATCGGTTTTGTAAAAGATGAAGATTTTTTTCATTATACTTTAATCATACAATCCATTTAA
- a CDS encoding esterase/lipase family protein — translation MPYKPTQPSMDLSKSLVQFAKDTSVGTLESVRSILIQSFDWSSEQLSQLSGIPLVQNTSLAEFFSKSGESLKSASEKTEQGLTRALSSTAKAMRTTLDALEKTDVVIKRIFFENIPVSSIIGESFAGLVTTSHIQASFRLEGKDAEIQEILMDWQKSKLPRLILCIPGLFCDEGLWNAKGEVPLSDTMKECGYYPIYLRFNPGIHLSTNAKLMLNLVETLLNSPELKGNTLDVISYSQGGLIFRSALYQAKQKNWPFSDRIRHALVINSPDGGSYIEKIGFWLGLGAESLPILPVNILGFIGNQRSDAIKDLSHGIIREEDWVQNNQIKRYINDLYFKELDEVNATQIYSLVTKEESKWSSWIGDGIVEKPSLTLLSDKVYRKKSDPESRVNCLLETSHYQVITHPETHKILRRVLTDRF, via the coding sequence ATGCCTTATAAACCCACACAACCGAGTATGGACTTGAGTAAATCGTTAGTTCAGTTCGCAAAAGATACTTCGGTAGGGACTTTAGAAAGCGTTCGTTCGATCCTTATCCAATCCTTCGATTGGTCATCCGAGCAGTTGTCTCAGCTTTCCGGAATTCCTTTGGTTCAGAATACGAGTCTTGCGGAATTCTTTTCCAAATCCGGAGAATCTCTCAAAAGCGCGAGTGAAAAAACGGAACAAGGATTGACTCGGGCTTTAAGTTCTACGGCAAAGGCAATGCGGACAACGTTAGACGCTCTTGAAAAAACGGACGTAGTTATTAAACGAATTTTTTTTGAAAACATCCCCGTTTCCAGTATAATAGGAGAATCCTTCGCGGGACTCGTGACGACTTCACATATTCAGGCGTCTTTCCGGCTCGAGGGAAAAGACGCGGAAATTCAAGAAATCTTAATGGATTGGCAAAAGTCCAAACTCCCGCGTTTGATCCTTTGTATTCCGGGACTTTTTTGCGACGAAGGGCTTTGGAACGCAAAAGGAGAAGTTCCTCTTTCCGATACGATGAAAGAATGCGGTTATTATCCGATCTATCTGCGTTTCAATCCAGGTATTCATCTTTCCACAAACGCAAAGCTGATGTTGAATCTTGTGGAGACTCTTTTGAATTCCCCCGAATTAAAAGGAAACACGTTAGACGTTATATCTTATAGTCAGGGCGGTTTGATTTTCAGAAGCGCCTTGTACCAGGCTAAACAAAAAAATTGGCCATTTTCAGATAGAATTCGTCACGCACTCGTGATCAACTCTCCCGACGGAGGGTCGTATATCGAAAAAATTGGTTTTTGGCTCGGGCTCGGAGCGGAGTCGTTACCGATCCTTCCGGTTAATATCTTAGGTTTTATCGGAAATCAAAGAAGCGATGCAATCAAAGATCTTTCTCACGGAATTATCCGAGAAGAGGATTGGGTTCAAAATAATCAAATCAAGAGGTACATAAACGATTTGTATTTCAAAGAGTTGGACGAAGTAAACGCAACTCAAATATACAGTCTGGTAACAAAAGAGGAATCCAAATGGTCCTCATGGATCGGCGACGGAATCGTTGAAAAGCCGAGCCTTACTTTGTTAAGCGACAAGGTATATCGAAAAAAATCCGATCCTGAATCCCGGGTTAATTGCCTGCTCGAAACTTCTCATTATCAGGTGATAACACATCCGGAAACTCATAAAATTCTCCGCAGAGTTTTGACCGATCGATTTTAA
- a CDS encoding B12-binding domain-containing radical SAM protein, whose translation MRLLLIQPPVQDFYDTDIRLQPIGLCYLKGAVQKFLPNIEVIIRDFHRGLGDKLAGRRTVPIPSELRYLKEYYLVPDKSPFSTFFEYFHFGAPYEDIANEVKSLTPDLVGISSLFSPYYREALKTAETVKKVLDVPVLMGGSHVSACPELMLSNPNVDFIIRGEGEKPICDFLREFQAHKRYAIVDSLGWKENGTLRLNPIGDNFPIQELPPPDVSSLLKEHYLFEGKPIRFVITSRSCPHRCSFCSVHTTFGTKYRRNTVENVLSEIKESYELGYRVFDFEDDNLTFFRPEMKKLCEELIRAFPKKDVRFVAMNGISYISLDSELLCLMKDAGFTNLNLALVSSDKLVRETTKRPHTIEKYLQIVRESFELGFQITSYQILGLPMETLESMIQTLRFNAAQPVLMGASLFYLTPNSPIASDFPERNESDVFLSRLTSMAISSEHFEREDIYSLFIVTRILNFLKSVSVSKGNTVSLNEALRILEKCGIRSLVGVRLFEKLLDEKKLYASTSQDWILLEKFRYEVFEKVFSGLDGICTLSGGKIDLQDLNRFLPLCNTNSEPSSNSY comes from the coding sequence ATGCGGCTTTTACTCATTCAACCGCCGGTGCAAGATTTTTACGATACCGATATCCGATTGCAACCGATTGGGCTTTGTTATCTTAAAGGAGCTGTGCAAAAATTTTTGCCAAACATAGAAGTTATCATCCGCGATTTTCATAGAGGCCTGGGAGACAAGCTTGCGGGAAGAAGAACGGTTCCGATTCCGAGTGAGCTCAGATACTTAAAGGAATACTATCTGGTTCCGGATAAAAGTCCATTCTCCACATTTTTTGAATACTTTCATTTCGGAGCACCTTACGAAGACATAGCAAACGAAGTAAAATCTCTGACGCCCGATCTTGTAGGCATTTCCTCTTTATTTTCTCCTTATTACAGAGAGGCTTTGAAAACGGCGGAAACCGTGAAGAAAGTGTTAGACGTTCCCGTTTTAATGGGAGGTTCTCATGTATCCGCTTGTCCGGAATTAATGCTCTCGAATCCGAACGTGGATTTTATCATTCGAGGAGAAGGCGAGAAACCGATCTGCGATTTTTTGAGGGAATTTCAAGCACATAAACGTTATGCGATCGTTGATTCTCTCGGATGGAAAGAAAATGGAACTCTTCGTTTAAATCCGATCGGGGATAATTTTCCGATTCAAGAACTCCCGCCTCCAGACGTATCTTCCCTATTGAAAGAACATTATCTTTTCGAAGGAAAGCCGATACGTTTTGTCATCACTTCCAGAAGTTGTCCGCATCGTTGCAGTTTTTGTTCGGTCCACACGACCTTTGGAACCAAGTATAGAAGAAATACGGTTGAAAATGTGTTAAGCGAAATCAAAGAATCTTATGAACTTGGTTATCGCGTATTCGATTTCGAAGACGACAATTTAACTTTCTTCCGTCCCGAAATGAAGAAACTCTGTGAAGAATTGATCCGAGCCTTTCCTAAAAAAGACGTTCGGTTCGTCGCAATGAACGGAATCTCTTATATCAGTTTGGATAGCGAGCTTCTTTGTTTGATGAAGGATGCGGGATTTACGAATCTGAACCTTGCTTTGGTCAGTTCCGATAAACTCGTTAGAGAGACTACGAAAAGACCGCATACGATCGAAAAGTATCTCCAAATCGTTCGGGAAAGTTTCGAACTTGGATTTCAAATCACTTCGTATCAAATTCTTGGGCTTCCGATGGAAACTTTGGAGTCTATGATTCAAACGCTTCGGTTTAACGCGGCCCAACCCGTTTTGATGGGCGCTTCGCTTTTTTATCTTACTCCGAATTCCCCGATTGCTTCGGATTTTCCGGAAAGAAACGAATCCGACGTTTTTCTTTCCAGATTAACTTCGATGGCGATTTCTTCCGAACATTTTGAAAGAGAGGATATCTATTCCCTTTTTATTGTTACCCGCATTCTGAATTTTCTGAAAAGCGTTTCTGTTTCCAAAGGAAATACCGTTTCTCTAAATGAGGCTTTGAGAATATTAGAAAAATGCGGAATAAGATCCTTGGTCGGAGTGAGGCTTTTTGAAAAGTTACTCGACGAGAAAAAGTTATACGCTTCCACAAGCCAAGATTGGATACTTTTGGAAAAATTTCGTTACGAAGTTTTTGAAAAAGTTTTTTCCGGGTTAGACGGGATTTGCACCCTTTCCGGCGGAAAAATCGATCTGCAGGATTTAAATCGGTTTTTGCCTTTGTGTAATACAAATTCCGAACCGAGTTCGAATTCGTATTAA
- a CDS encoding fatty acid desaturase: MNSQWKTRNKPYEVFSEKEKTGKIIQWIRFWDNRIRNRFPYLSKYQDQIGLSITIGSASGMILFAILYITNLIPFWLCIVLNAILASFLHEIEHDLIHNLYYKGRVRVQNLMFWVVWLFRANTVNPWFRREIHLLHHKLSGNKEDVEERMIGNGLPFGLKRVLIMIDGNLALILQGRKVAKDAYLRLRKIKVPGTVGPYREIFFLLWYSFLSVNAFHILNLLFGNPILEPSFLETNRSILNSVAVVYLIPNWIRQTSIQVVSSNMHYYGNIPNVYHQTQVLNSWLVFPFHLFCFNFGATHGIHHFVVNQPFYLRQWVAFYVLSAMKRYGIRFNDFQSMWKANSERLSEESGIYFSKMTNFPVSNSK; the protein is encoded by the coding sequence ATGAATTCGCAATGGAAAACCCGAAACAAACCTTACGAAGTTTTTTCGGAAAAGGAAAAGACCGGAAAGATCATTCAGTGGATTCGATTTTGGGACAATCGAATTCGGAATCGATTTCCATACTTGTCGAAATATCAGGATCAAATCGGTTTAAGCATCACGATCGGTTCTGCATCCGGTATGATTCTTTTCGCAATACTTTATATAACAAATCTAATTCCCTTTTGGCTTTGTATTGTTCTCAACGCGATTCTTGCGTCCTTTTTGCATGAGATAGAACACGATCTCATCCATAATCTTTACTACAAGGGAAGAGTAAGAGTTCAGAATTTAATGTTTTGGGTGGTTTGGCTTTTTAGAGCCAACACGGTCAACCCTTGGTTTCGAAGAGAAATCCACCTTCTGCATCATAAACTGTCCGGAAACAAAGAGGATGTGGAGGAAAGAATGATCGGCAACGGATTGCCTTTCGGTTTAAAAAGAGTTTTAATCATGATCGACGGAAACTTAGCATTGATTTTACAGGGAAGAAAAGTCGCGAAAGACGCGTATCTCCGGCTTAGAAAAATCAAGGTTCCGGGAACCGTGGGGCCATATCGGGAAATTTTCTTTCTGCTTTGGTATTCCTTTTTATCCGTAAACGCATTCCATATTTTGAATCTATTATTCGGAAATCCGATTTTGGAACCTTCGTTTTTGGAAACGAATCGATCGATTTTGAACTCGGTTGCTGTCGTTTATTTGATCCCGAATTGGATTCGTCAAACTTCGATTCAGGTTGTTTCTTCGAATATGCACTACTACGGAAATATTCCGAACGTTTATCACCAAACCCAAGTTTTAAATTCTTGGTTGGTTTTTCCGTTCCATCTTTTTTGCTTCAATTTCGGAGCGACTCACGGAATTCATCACTTCGTTGTAAATCAACCGTTTTATCTTAGACAATGGGTCGCATTTTACGTCCTTTCCGCGATGAAACGCTACGGAATTCGGTTCAACGATTTTCAAAGCATGTGGAAAGCAAATTCTGAACGTCTTTCGGAAGAAAGCGGGATCTATTTTTCCAAAATGACAAACTTTCCGGTTTCCAATTCAAAATAA
- a CDS encoding hybrid sensor histidine kinase/response regulator has product MIRSFLTIYFSLSFAVPVFGESLSLAPGKISQLQNNSSFLSFIHYFTDSKGENFREKIFAKDASLSFRNIPAEMFSLGFTEDTAWFYIPLKNDTSSDYYGKFEIYNPYLERVDIHYRYGYKDQIYEVLAGANRVYEENFPVLDFYLRPGEEIQIVCAIKSGTPLRIPFVLESEKKYNFTEQFRSIAVGLTLGFGIAMGLYNLSLYFSFRARSYLYYFIMILFSTVYLTSWDGLALPLFKPAHGQYYLSLALVFIYVSTLFLFLFSLEFLYPEKKDKEAKIVTAIYVLSNLLLIPLSIFYPIQLNQFSYYLGLIINLIIVYFCIVRIREGFQPAKKFLLIHMVFPIAGILANLSTTGAISINYFSLHLLKLAFVSQSVLFSIMLVQRIKELEFKLKEGLQSEIHKNIILLKKEIQQRRETEWELIQAKEIAEKASKVKSSFLANMSHEIRTPMNGVLGMVQLLGTTKLNDEQKEYIQILSVSAKSLLQIINDILDFSKIEAGKISLDKEVFSIRSVLDEIHDLLYPLAKQKRIGLRLEGKFEIQEYVYGDQLRLRQILWNLTGNGIKFTNRGEVVLSVSQKNISIDKISIEFRVSDSGIGIPLEKQKQVFDAFSQSDTSTARKFGGSGLGLSITKQLVELQGGTLNLESKEGYGSKFTFAITYGIPSESEIEKIFEAEKTKDLESAYSNATSKSMRILVAEDNETNCLLIERALKKLGYDPVVVHNGREVIEKMQLNVFDMILMDIHMPEVDGMEATKWIRSQKQNAEFPIIIALTADVIESNKEMYISKGMNDYLAKPLDLPLLKKTLDFWFEHVKISHRK; this is encoded by the coding sequence ATGATTCGATCTTTTTTAACAATCTATTTTTCGCTTAGTTTCGCAGTTCCTGTGTTCGGCGAATCTTTGTCTTTGGCTCCGGGAAAGATTTCCCAACTCCAGAATAACTCTTCCTTTCTTTCTTTCATCCATTACTTCACCGATTCCAAGGGTGAAAATTTTCGGGAAAAAATTTTTGCAAAAGATGCTTCTCTTTCATTTCGAAACATTCCGGCAGAAATGTTCTCGCTAGGTTTTACCGAAGATACTGCTTGGTTTTACATTCCCTTAAAGAACGATACTTCAAGTGACTACTATGGAAAGTTTGAAATCTATAACCCTTATCTCGAAAGAGTGGATATTCATTATCGATACGGATATAAGGATCAGATTTACGAAGTTCTTGCAGGGGCAAATCGCGTTTACGAGGAAAATTTTCCAGTTCTCGATTTTTATCTTCGCCCCGGAGAAGAAATTCAGATCGTTTGCGCAATTAAAAGCGGCACCCCTCTTCGTATTCCTTTTGTGTTGGAATCGGAAAAAAAATACAATTTTACGGAACAGTTTCGTTCTATCGCGGTCGGTTTAACCCTCGGCTTTGGAATTGCGATGGGTTTATACAACCTATCGCTGTATTTTTCCTTCAGAGCGAGGTCATATCTATATTATTTTATTATGATTTTATTTTCCACAGTCTATCTGACGTCTTGGGACGGTTTGGCTTTGCCCCTGTTTAAACCGGCGCACGGACAATATTATCTTTCTCTCGCTTTGGTTTTTATTTATGTCTCCACCTTGTTCTTGTTTTTATTTTCTCTGGAATTTTTATACCCGGAAAAAAAGGATAAAGAGGCCAAAATTGTAACGGCCATCTACGTTCTCTCCAATCTTCTTTTGATTCCGCTTTCGATTTTTTATCCGATCCAACTGAATCAGTTCTCATATTATCTGGGGCTGATTATCAATTTAATCATTGTATATTTTTGTATCGTGAGAATCAGGGAAGGCTTTCAGCCCGCAAAAAAATTTCTGCTGATCCATATGGTATTTCCCATCGCCGGAATTCTTGCGAATTTAAGTACCACGGGCGCGATCTCGATCAATTATTTTTCTCTTCATCTCTTAAAGTTGGCCTTCGTTTCCCAGTCAGTTCTTTTTTCTATCATGCTCGTTCAAAGAATAAAGGAATTGGAATTTAAGCTCAAAGAGGGCCTACAATCCGAGATTCATAAAAACATAATTCTTCTCAAAAAAGAAATCCAACAAAGAAGAGAAACCGAATGGGAACTGATTCAAGCAAAGGAAATCGCAGAAAAAGCCTCCAAAGTAAAAAGTAGTTTTCTTGCAAATATGAGTCACGAGATCCGAACTCCCATGAACGGAGTGTTGGGAATGGTTCAGCTTTTAGGAACCACAAAACTCAACGACGAACAGAAGGAATACATCCAAATTCTTTCCGTCTCCGCCAAATCATTGTTACAGATTATCAACGATATTCTCGACTTTTCAAAAATCGAAGCCGGAAAAATTTCCTTGGATAAGGAAGTATTTTCGATTCGTTCCGTTTTGGACGAGATACACGATCTTTTATATCCTCTTGCAAAACAAAAACGAATAGGTCTTCGCCTGGAAGGTAAATTCGAAATTCAAGAATACGTTTACGGAGACCAACTCAGGCTTCGGCAAATTTTATGGAATCTTACCGGCAACGGAATTAAATTCACCAATCGCGGAGAAGTGGTTCTGAGCGTGTCTCAAAAAAATATTTCGATAGATAAAATTTCGATAGAGTTCAGGGTTTCAGATTCCGGTATCGGAATTCCTTTAGAAAAACAAAAACAAGTATTCGACGCATTTTCGCAAAGCGACACATCCACTGCGAGAAAATTCGGAGGCTCCGGTTTGGGTCTCAGTATCACGAAACAACTTGTGGAGCTCCAAGGCGGAACTTTGAACCTGGAAAGTAAGGAAGGTTACGGCTCTAAGTTTACGTTCGCAATTACTTATGGCATACCTTCCGAATCGGAAATCGAAAAGATTTTCGAAGCAGAAAAAACGAAGGACTTGGAAAGCGCTTATTCGAATGCGACTTCTAAAAGTATGAGAATTCTCGTAGCAGAGGACAACGAAACCAATTGTCTCTTAATCGAAAGAGCTCTTAAAAAATTAGGCTACGATCCGGTCGTCGTTCACAACGGCAGAGAAGTGATCGAAAAAATGCAGTTGAATGTTTTCGATATGATTCTTATGGATATTCACATGCCCGAGGTAGACGGAATGGAAGCTACGAAATGGATTCGTTCACAAAAACAAAACGCGGAATTTCCGATTATCATCGCGCTAACCGCGGACGTGATCGAAAGTAACAAGGAAATGTACATTTCTAAAGGTATGAACGATTACCTGGCCAAACCTTTAGATTTGCCTCTTCTCAAAAAGACCTTGGATTTCTGGTTTGAGCATGTAAAAATCTCTCACCGGAAATGA
- the rsgA gene encoding ribosome small subunit-dependent GTPase A, whose product MSQLNSILASYGWKPETFLTESIENLKPGRVISVYGEHSKILTEFGEQKGIPSGTLMSSGEFTVTGDWVLVREIDGEDLCIVEKILPRKTFLRRKNPGKRKSFQAIASNIDLLLVIMGLDNDYSPRRIERYLFLAKISGAAAAIVLNKKDLCEQSEQRFSEIKTIAGEIPVEMISALDSTHISKILRFIKPENTIAFLGSSGAGKSTIINSLLGAQVQKTKEVKSSDGTGKHTTTHRELFLLPSGGILMDNPGIREVGLFSESGEEELEEIFPEIAIAAQECRFKDCSHNGEPDCGVAAALKVGKIDEARYSSYLKLIKELQAYKVSIDSEEARKKKQKDKQLSKALRKRLKDKGRI is encoded by the coding sequence ATGTCACAATTAAATTCAATTCTCGCCTCTTACGGATGGAAGCCGGAAACGTTTCTTACGGAATCCATTGAAAATTTAAAGCCTGGGCGGGTCATATCTGTCTACGGAGAACATTCAAAAATTCTAACGGAATTCGGAGAACAAAAAGGAATCCCCTCCGGAACTTTGATGTCTTCGGGAGAATTTACCGTGACAGGGGATTGGGTTCTCGTTCGAGAAATCGACGGAGAAGATCTTTGTATCGTGGAAAAAATCCTTCCTCGAAAAACGTTTTTAAGAAGAAAAAATCCGGGAAAACGGAAAAGTTTCCAGGCAATCGCTTCGAACATCGACCTTTTGCTCGTGATCATGGGTTTGGACAACGACTATAGCCCGAGAAGGATAGAACGTTATTTATTCTTGGCCAAGATCAGCGGCGCAGCAGCGGCAATCGTATTGAACAAAAAAGATCTTTGCGAGCAATCCGAACAAAGATTTTCAGAAATCAAAACGATCGCCGGAGAAATTCCGGTCGAAATGATTTCCGCTTTGGATTCGACGCATATCTCGAAAATCCTCCGCTTTATAAAACCAGAAAATACGATCGCGTTTTTAGGATCCTCGGGCGCAGGCAAGTCCACAATCATCAATTCTCTATTAGGCGCTCAAGTTCAAAAAACGAAGGAAGTCAAATCTTCGGACGGAACCGGAAAACATACCACAACTCACAGAGAACTATTTCTTCTACCTTCAGGCGGAATTCTCATGGATAATCCCGGAATTAGGGAGGTTGGTCTTTTTTCCGAAAGCGGCGAGGAGGAGCTGGAAGAAATCTTTCCCGAAATCGCAATCGCCGCGCAAGAATGCCGCTTTAAAGACTGCTCGCATAACGGAGAACCGGATTGTGGAGTCGCGGCCGCCTTGAAAGTCGGTAAAATCGACGAAGCACGATACTCTTCTTACTTAAAACTAATCAAAGAATTACAAGCTTATAAAGTTTCAATCGATTCCGAAGAAGCAAGAAAAAAGAAACAGAAAGATAAACAACTTTCCAAAGCGCTACGAAAACGACTCAAAGACAAAGGAAGAATCTAA